A section of the Festucalex cinctus isolate MCC-2025b chromosome 9, RoL_Fcin_1.0, whole genome shotgun sequence genome encodes:
- the LOC144025386 gene encoding C-terminal-binding protein 1 isoform X3, with protein MYHTITLMREDLEKFKALRIIVRIGSGYDNIDIKSAGELGIVVCNMPAASVEETADSALCHILTLYRRTTWLHQALREGTRVQSVEQIREVASGAARIRGETLGLIGLGRVGQAVALRAKTFGFNVIFYDPYLADGVERSLGLQRVTTLQDLLFHSDCVSLHCSLNEHNHHLINDFTVKQMRQGAFLVNTARGGLVDEKALAQALKDGRIRGAALDVHETEPFSFSQGPLKDAPNLICTPHAAWYSEQASLEMREEAAREIRRAITGRDRLAFHKFHPKQNLCVFRSYSGQSEELRQQRVPESEQPLDGSRTGQCPPRTQRSIQVPTRGSEHDRRRPSAPRGGHRAQRGARCAPPPARSGAPAAHPVTRTEHGQATRGRQRTASK; from the exons ATGTATCACACCATCACTCTGATGAGAGAAGACCTGGAGAAGTTCAAAGCTCTCCGCATCATCGTGCGCATCGGCAGCGGCTATGACAACATTGACATCAAATCTGCGGGCGAACTTG GAATCGTCGTGTGTAACATGCCGGCTGCCTCGGTGGAGGAGACGGCCGACTCGGCGCTGTGTCACATCCTCACTTTGTACCGGCGCACCACATGGCTCCATCAG GCTCTCCGGGAGGGCACGCGGGTCCAGAGCGTGGAGCAGATCCGAGAGGTGGCTTCAGGAGCGGCCAGGATCAGAGGGGAGACGCTGGGACTCATCGGACTCG GTCGAGTGGGCCAAGCCGTCGCCCTGCGAGCGAAGACGTTTGGcttcaatgtcattttttaCGATCCCTATTTGGCGGACGGCGTGGAAAGATCCCTGGGCCTTCAAAGGGTCACGACCCTGCAG GATCTGCTCTTTCACTCTGACTGCGTGTCGCTGCACTGCAGCCTGAACGAACACAACCACCACCTGATCAACGACTTCACCGTCAAGCAG ATGCGCCAGGGGGCCTTTCTGGTCAACACAGCGAGGGGGGGCCTGGTGGATGAGAAGGCCCTGGCCCAGGCCCTGAAGGACGGAAGGATCCGCGGCGCAGCCCTGGACGTTCACGAGACGGAACCTTTCAG TTTCAGTCAGGGTCCCCTGAAGGACGCCCCCAACCTGATCTGCACCCCTCACGCCGCCTGGTACAGCGAACAGGCCTCGCTGGAGATGCGAGAGGAGGCGGCCAGGGAGATCCGAAGAGCCATCACAGGTCGGGACCGCCTCGCGTTCCATAAGTTCCATCCCAAACAGAACCTGTGTGTGTTCAGGTCGTATTCCGGACAGTCTGAAGAACTGCGTCAACAAAGAGTTCCTGAGTCAGAACAACCACTGGACGGCAGTCGAACCGGCCAATGTCCACCCAGAACTCAACGGAGCATACAG GTACCCACCAGGGGTAGTGAGCATGACCGCCGGCGGCCTTCCGCCCCCCGTGGAGGGCATCGTGCCCAGCGCGGTGCCCGTTGCGCACCCCCTCCCGCCAGGAGCGGTGCACCCGCCGCACACCCCGTCACCCGGACAGAACACGGTCAAGCCACCAGAGGGAGACAGAGAACAGCATCCAAATGA
- the LOC144025386 gene encoding C-terminal-binding protein 1 isoform X1 gives MGSSHLLNKGMPLGIRPPIMNGPMHPRPLVALLDGRDCTVEMPVLKDVATVAFCDAQSTQEIHEKVLNEAVGALMYHTITLMREDLEKFKALRIIVRIGSGYDNIDIKSAGELGIVVCNMPAASVEETADSALCHILTLYRRTTWLHQALREGTRVQSVEQIREVASGAARIRGETLGLIGLGRVGQAVALRAKTFGFNVIFYDPYLADGVERSLGLQRVTTLQDLLFHSDCVSLHCSLNEHNHHLINDFTVKQMRQGAFLVNTARGGLVDEKALAQALKDGRIRGAALDVHETEPFSFSQGPLKDAPNLICTPHAAWYSEQASLEMREEAAREIRRAITGRDRLAFHKFHPKQNLCVFRSYSGQSEELRQQRVPESEQPLDGSRTGQCPPRTQRSIQVPTRGSEHDRRRPSAPRGGHRAQRGARCAPPPARSGAPAAHPVTRTEHGQATRGRQRTASK, from the exons ATGGGAAGCTCCCATCTTCTCAACAAAGGCATGCCTCTAG GCATCCGACCACCCATTATGAACGGACCCATGCACCCGCGCCCCCTGGTGGCTCTGCTGGACGGGCGAGACTGCACAGTGGAGATGCCGGTCCTGAAGGACGTCGCCACTGTGGCCTTCTGCGATGCACAGTCCACGCAGGAGATCCATGAGAAG GTGCTGAATGAGGCGGTGGGGGCACTGATGTATCACACCATCACTCTGATGAGAGAAGACCTGGAGAAGTTCAAAGCTCTCCGCATCATCGTGCGCATCGGCAGCGGCTATGACAACATTGACATCAAATCTGCGGGCGAACTTG GAATCGTCGTGTGTAACATGCCGGCTGCCTCGGTGGAGGAGACGGCCGACTCGGCGCTGTGTCACATCCTCACTTTGTACCGGCGCACCACATGGCTCCATCAG GCTCTCCGGGAGGGCACGCGGGTCCAGAGCGTGGAGCAGATCCGAGAGGTGGCTTCAGGAGCGGCCAGGATCAGAGGGGAGACGCTGGGACTCATCGGACTCG GTCGAGTGGGCCAAGCCGTCGCCCTGCGAGCGAAGACGTTTGGcttcaatgtcattttttaCGATCCCTATTTGGCGGACGGCGTGGAAAGATCCCTGGGCCTTCAAAGGGTCACGACCCTGCAG GATCTGCTCTTTCACTCTGACTGCGTGTCGCTGCACTGCAGCCTGAACGAACACAACCACCACCTGATCAACGACTTCACCGTCAAGCAG ATGCGCCAGGGGGCCTTTCTGGTCAACACAGCGAGGGGGGGCCTGGTGGATGAGAAGGCCCTGGCCCAGGCCCTGAAGGACGGAAGGATCCGCGGCGCAGCCCTGGACGTTCACGAGACGGAACCTTTCAG TTTCAGTCAGGGTCCCCTGAAGGACGCCCCCAACCTGATCTGCACCCCTCACGCCGCCTGGTACAGCGAACAGGCCTCGCTGGAGATGCGAGAGGAGGCGGCCAGGGAGATCCGAAGAGCCATCACAGGTCGGGACCGCCTCGCGTTCCATAAGTTCCATCCCAAACAGAACCTGTGTGTGTTCAGGTCGTATTCCGGACAGTCTGAAGAACTGCGTCAACAAAGAGTTCCTGAGTCAGAACAACCACTGGACGGCAGTCGAACCGGCCAATGTCCACCCAGAACTCAACGGAGCATACAG GTACCCACCAGGGGTAGTGAGCATGACCGCCGGCGGCCTTCCGCCCCCCGTGGAGGGCATCGTGCCCAGCGCGGTGCCCGTTGCGCACCCCCTCCCGCCAGGAGCGGTGCACCCGCCGCACACCCCGTCACCCGGACAGAACACGGTCAAGCCACCAGAGGGAGACAGAGAACAGCATCCAAATGA
- the LOC144025386 gene encoding C-terminal-binding protein 1 isoform X2 → MGSSHLLNKGMPLGIRPPIMNGPMHPRPLVALLDGRDCTVEMPVLKDVATVAFCDAQSTQEIHEKVLNEAVGALMYHTITLMREDLEKFKALRIIVRIGSGYDNIDIKSAGELGIVVCNMPAASVEETADSALCHILTLYRRTTWLHQALREGTRVQSVEQIREVASGAARIRGETLGLIGLGRVGQAVALRAKTFGFNVIFYDPYLADGVERSLGLQRVTTLQDLLFHSDCVSLHCSLNEHNHHLINDFTVKQMRQGAFLVNTARGGLVDEKALAQALKDGRIRGAALDVHETEPFSFSQGPLKDAPNLICTPHAAWYSEQASLEMREEAAREIRRAITGRIPDSLKNCVNKEFLSQNNHWTAVEPANVHPELNGAYRYPPGVVSMTAGGLPPPVEGIVPSAVPVAHPLPPGAVHPPHTPSPGQNTVKPPEGDREQHPNEQL, encoded by the exons ATGGGAAGCTCCCATCTTCTCAACAAAGGCATGCCTCTAG GCATCCGACCACCCATTATGAACGGACCCATGCACCCGCGCCCCCTGGTGGCTCTGCTGGACGGGCGAGACTGCACAGTGGAGATGCCGGTCCTGAAGGACGTCGCCACTGTGGCCTTCTGCGATGCACAGTCCACGCAGGAGATCCATGAGAAG GTGCTGAATGAGGCGGTGGGGGCACTGATGTATCACACCATCACTCTGATGAGAGAAGACCTGGAGAAGTTCAAAGCTCTCCGCATCATCGTGCGCATCGGCAGCGGCTATGACAACATTGACATCAAATCTGCGGGCGAACTTG GAATCGTCGTGTGTAACATGCCGGCTGCCTCGGTGGAGGAGACGGCCGACTCGGCGCTGTGTCACATCCTCACTTTGTACCGGCGCACCACATGGCTCCATCAG GCTCTCCGGGAGGGCACGCGGGTCCAGAGCGTGGAGCAGATCCGAGAGGTGGCTTCAGGAGCGGCCAGGATCAGAGGGGAGACGCTGGGACTCATCGGACTCG GTCGAGTGGGCCAAGCCGTCGCCCTGCGAGCGAAGACGTTTGGcttcaatgtcattttttaCGATCCCTATTTGGCGGACGGCGTGGAAAGATCCCTGGGCCTTCAAAGGGTCACGACCCTGCAG GATCTGCTCTTTCACTCTGACTGCGTGTCGCTGCACTGCAGCCTGAACGAACACAACCACCACCTGATCAACGACTTCACCGTCAAGCAG ATGCGCCAGGGGGCCTTTCTGGTCAACACAGCGAGGGGGGGCCTGGTGGATGAGAAGGCCCTGGCCCAGGCCCTGAAGGACGGAAGGATCCGCGGCGCAGCCCTGGACGTTCACGAGACGGAACCTTTCAG TTTCAGTCAGGGTCCCCTGAAGGACGCCCCCAACCTGATCTGCACCCCTCACGCCGCCTGGTACAGCGAACAGGCCTCGCTGGAGATGCGAGAGGAGGCGGCCAGGGAGATCCGAAGAGCCATCACAG GTCGTATTCCGGACAGTCTGAAGAACTGCGTCAACAAAGAGTTCCTGAGTCAGAACAACCACTGGACGGCAGTCGAACCGGCCAATGTCCACCCAGAACTCAACGGAGCATACAG GTACCCACCAGGGGTAGTGAGCATGACCGCCGGCGGCCTTCCGCCCCCCGTGGAGGGCATCGTGCCCAGCGCGGTGCCCGTTGCGCACCCCCTCCCGCCAGGAGCGGTGCACCCGCCGCACACCCCGTCACCCGGACAGAACACGGTCAAGCCACCAGAGGGAGACAGAGAACAGCATCCAAATGAGCAGCTGTAG